One window of Desulfobacca acetoxidans DSM 11109 genomic DNA carries:
- a CDS encoding ABC transporter substrate-binding protein — MKNLISLKLFVLLPLIFLAFGCAAMLPPSTGDLIRNDAALLQQADNFYRAHRYNEALATYEQYLQTSPQGVQWQHAWLRTAELYGIKGDWLQARARYERILAVPVDSGLALKARYGVGQAQYKLGNFLEAERILENLTASNLSGDLRFKTNALLTELSLQSRNFPQACSRLLLVEKDLPYGEEEWYQDLKSRLLERAAAPELEKLADLYRDTPLTPALLLQLIRLETQAGRPEKAEEWLATLQRRFPQSPEAVLAAKLSAPPARTEAVGSTAAIGCLLPLSGEYAEVGHQVKNGLELAALQAHMSLAVEDCGGGADTTVAALEKLANDPKIVALIGFFPSAVAEAAAAAAQRLGVPLLALTQKKDITQTGSFIFQDFLRPPLMLQALVSYTGSRMGWQRYAIICPDSKYGRTMARQFAEELNKHGMLLVSQVSYAEDGHNLALAVQTLLTTVNPGPDGRPSLDAVFIPDEDRAVAAAASVLASTSQFRMPLLGTNILHTPSALQHDARLDGIFFPDGFFAGDPDPAVRAFVSDYQQQFQQTPSYLAAQGYSSLRLAAEALQGSPGIGRGEFAQKLSQQLPPPGFTLFKSFNTVREAQLAIKILTIRGQEFQLAP, encoded by the coding sequence ATGAAAAACCTCATTTCTCTTAAGCTGTTTGTCCTATTGCCGTTGATTTTCTTGGCTTTTGGCTGTGCTGCCATGCTGCCTCCATCCACCGGAGATCTGATCCGGAACGATGCCGCCCTCCTGCAACAGGCGGATAATTTCTACCGGGCACATCGGTATAACGAAGCCCTGGCTACGTATGAACAGTATCTTCAAACTTCTCCTCAGGGCGTGCAGTGGCAGCACGCCTGGCTGCGCACGGCCGAATTGTACGGTATTAAAGGCGATTGGCTCCAAGCCCGGGCGCGTTACGAGAGGATCCTGGCAGTTCCGGTAGACAGTGGTTTGGCTCTCAAAGCTCGCTACGGGGTTGGGCAGGCCCAATATAAGTTGGGCAATTTTTTAGAAGCCGAGCGAATTCTAGAAAACCTGACCGCCTCCAACCTCTCCGGTGATTTGCGTTTTAAAACCAATGCCCTCCTGACGGAGTTGTCCCTGCAGTCTAGAAACTTCCCCCAGGCCTGCAGCCGCCTGCTGTTGGTAGAAAAGGATCTGCCTTATGGGGAGGAAGAGTGGTATCAGGATCTGAAAAGTCGTCTGCTGGAACGGGCCGCGGCACCTGAGTTGGAGAAACTGGCCGATCTCTATCGCGACACCCCTCTTACCCCGGCGTTGCTGCTCCAGTTGATCAGGCTGGAGACCCAGGCCGGGCGTCCGGAGAAGGCGGAGGAATGGCTGGCCACCCTGCAGCGGCGTTTTCCTCAGAGTCCTGAGGCCGTTTTAGCAGCGAAGTTGAGCGCCCCTCCGGCTCGAACTGAGGCAGTCGGATCTACCGCCGCTATCGGTTGTCTATTGCCGCTGTCCGGGGAATATGCCGAGGTCGGCCATCAGGTAAAAAATGGCCTGGAGCTGGCCGCCTTACAGGCTCATATGAGCCTCGCGGTAGAGGATTGCGGCGGTGGGGCGGACACAACGGTTGCCGCTTTGGAGAAACTTGCCAATGACCCCAAGATCGTGGCGTTGATCGGCTTTTTCCCTTCAGCCGTTGCAGAAGCTGCGGCCGCGGCCGCTCAACGGTTGGGCGTTCCCCTGCTGGCCCTGACTCAGAAGAAAGATATTACCCAAACGGGGTCGTTTATTTTTCAAGATTTTCTCAGACCTCCGCTGATGCTGCAGGCCCTCGTCAGTTATACCGGCAGTCGTATGGGCTGGCAGCGTTATGCCATCATCTGTCCTGATTCAAAGTATGGGCGGACCATGGCCCGCCAATTTGCCGAAGAACTCAACAAACATGGGATGCTGTTGGTCTCTCAGGTCTCTTATGCCGAGGACGGGCATAACCTGGCCCTGGCGGTGCAGACCCTACTAACCACGGTCAATCCTGGTCCCGACGGGAGACCTTCTCTTGATGCCGTCTTTATTCCTGACGAAGATCGAGCAGTGGCCGCCGCTGCCTCTGTCCTGGCCTCTACTTCCCAGTTCCGTATGCCGCTCTTGGGGACCAATATCTTGCATACACCGTCAGCCTTGCAACATGATGCCAGGCTCGATGGCATTTTTTTCCCGGACGGCTTTTTCGCGGGTGACCCGGATCCGGCAGTGAGGGCCTTTGTTTCGGATTATCAGCAACAGTTTCAGCAGACCCCCAGCTACCTTGCGGCTCAGGGCTACAGCAGCCTGCGGTTGGCGGCAGAGGCATTGCAGGGTTCTCCTGGAATCGGACGGGGAGAGTTTGCCCAAAAGTTGTCACAGCAATTGCCACCGCCGGGATTTACCCTGTTTAAAAGTTTCAACACGGTCCGAGAGGCCCAGTTGGCGATAAAAATATTAACCATCCGGGGGCAGGAATTTCAGTTGGCCCCATAA
- a CDS encoding P1 family peptidase → MSQEIPGGLTQVTDFLVGHASDFKNLTGCTVIICPPGTIGGVDIRGSASGTRQLDALLGYHIVNETQAVLLSGGSAFGLDAGGGVMEFLEERGLGFDVAITRVPTVATAVIFDLGLGNCRARPDKAMGYTACTQAHAGPVAEGSIGVGTGASVGKLFGISQGMKSGLGSVCLAGPNGLLVGALVVVNAFGDVRDYATGKIIAGARLSPDSPEFADSAAYIRRGYVRQQFADPNTTLGVIATNARLTREQAQKVAQMGHNGLARTITPIHTLFDGDIVFVLSHPKVDADLHIIGLLGEEALRLAIDRAVKTAHGLGVLPAYEDELSLNKQ, encoded by the coding sequence ATGTCTCAAGAAATCCCCGGCGGTCTTACCCAGGTTACCGATTTTTTGGTTGGTCATGCCAGTGATTTTAAGAATCTCACCGGCTGTACAGTCATCATCTGTCCACCCGGAACGATCGGCGGGGTCGACATTCGTGGTTCTGCTTCGGGCACCCGCCAACTGGATGCCCTTTTGGGTTACCATATTGTCAATGAAACTCAGGCGGTGCTGCTTTCCGGCGGTAGCGCCTTCGGATTGGATGCCGGTGGCGGCGTCATGGAGTTTCTGGAGGAACGGGGACTTGGCTTTGACGTCGCCATCACCCGCGTCCCGACGGTTGCCACCGCAGTCATCTTTGACCTAGGTTTGGGCAACTGCCGGGCCCGGCCGGATAAGGCCATGGGTTATACTGCCTGTACCCAGGCTCATGCCGGGCCAGTGGCGGAGGGCAGTATCGGGGTCGGGACCGGGGCCTCGGTAGGCAAGTTGTTCGGTATCTCCCAAGGCATGAAAAGCGGTTTGGGCAGCGTCTGTCTGGCCGGGCCCAATGGTCTGTTGGTGGGGGCCCTTGTGGTGGTCAACGCCTTTGGAGATGTGCGCGACTATGCTACCGGAAAGATTATCGCTGGTGCGCGACTGTCGCCGGATAGCCCTGAATTTGCGGACAGCGCCGCCTACATCCGCCGGGGGTATGTCCGGCAACAGTTTGCGGATCCCAACACTACCTTGGGAGTTATTGCTACCAACGCCCGATTGACGCGGGAACAGGCCCAGAAAGTGGCCCAGATGGGTCACAATGGCCTGGCTCGAACCATCACCCCTATCCACACCCTCTTTGACGGTGATATTGTCTTTGTCCTTTCCCATCCCAAAGTTGATGCTGACCTACACATCATCGGTCTCCTGGGCGAAGAAGCCCTGCGCCTGGCCATCGACCGGGCCGTAAAAACGGCGCACGGCTTGGGAGTTCTGCCGGCCTATGAGGATGAGCTGAGCCTGAACAAACAATAA